The following proteins are encoded in a genomic region of Gossypium hirsutum isolate 1008001.06 chromosome D05, Gossypium_hirsutum_v2.1, whole genome shotgun sequence:
- the LOC107906237 gene encoding auxin response factor 18-like isoform X1 produces MRKEAEKSLDPQLWHACAGSMVQIPPVNSKVFYFPQGHAEHSLSPVDFSSSPPIPALVLCRVASVKFLADAETDEVYAKIMLVPLPNPEPDLENVAVLGGGSDNVEKPASFAKTLTQSDANNGGGFSVPRYCAETIFPRLDYTADPPVQTVIARDVHGEIWKFRHIYRGTPRRHLLTTGWSSFVNHKKLVAGDSIVFLRAENGELCVGIRRAKRGNDTGAESGLGNGNYVSPYGGFSGFLKEDESKITRKGNPRGKGKVRAEAVVEAVGLAANGRPFEIVYYPRASTPEFCVKASAVRAAMRVPWCSLMRFKMAFETEDCSRISWFMGTVSSVHIADPLRWPNSPWRLLQVTWDEPDLLQNVERVSPWLVELVPNMLPVHLSPFSTVTPRKKLRLPEHLDFPLVEQFPMPSFSGHPLRSSNPLCCLSDNAPAGIQGARHAQVRLSSSDPHLNKLKSGLFPSGFQLFDPQARVPNGISMTKHTDSNDDNLSCLLTVGNSSPKKKSENGKRHQFLLFGQPILTEQQLSRSCSTGVKTALENEDKRKDYSNGSESALENQLSPEKSFTTRLLWQQDYQAPEPGSATGHCKVFLESEDVGRTLDLTVLGSYEELYMRLANMFGRERSEMLGHVLYRDATGAVKQTGDEPFSTFMKTVKRLNIRMDSRNDTDGRSWLTGIRTAKNRLEGPNKRGPLSIFA; encoded by the exons atgagaaaagaGGCAGAAAAGAGCTTGGATCCTCAGCTATGGCATGCCTGTGCTGGATCCATGGTTCAAATTCCACCAGTGAACTCCAAAGTCTTCTACTTTCCTCAAGGCCATGCCGAACACTCTTTATCTCCGGTCGATTTTTCATCTTCTCCTCCAATCCCGGCTCTAGTTCTTTGCCGGGTGGCTTCTGTCAAATTCTTGGCTGATGCTGAAACCGATGAAGTGTATGCCAAGATCATGCTTGTACCATTGCCCAACCCTGAGCCTGATCTCGAGAACGTTGCCGTTTTGGGTGGTGGGTCTGATAATGTGGAAAAGCCTGCTTCTTTTGCTAAGACATTGACTCAATCCGATGCAAACAACGGGGGTGGTTTTTCGGTTCCCAGATATTGTGCTGAAACCATATTTCCGAGACTGGATTACACTGCCGATCCTCCGGTTCAAACTGTGATTGCCAGGGATGTTCATGGTGAGATTTGGAAGTTTAGGCATATCTATAGGGGAACACCTAGGAGACATTTATTGACTACCGGCTGGAGTAGTTTCGTTAACCATAAGAAACTTGTTGCTGGGGACTCCATTGTGTTCTTGAGAGCCGAAAACGGTGAGCTTTGTGTTGGGATAAGGCGGGCCAAGCGTGGGAATGATACTGGAGCTGAATCTGGTCTTGGAAATGGAAACTACGTTAGTCCTTATGGAGGGTTTTCAGGTTTCTTGAAGGAGGATGAGAGTAAGATAACCCGAAAAGGGAATCCGAGAGGGAAGGGAAAAGTGAGAGCAGAGGCTGTTGTGGAGGCAGTGGGGCTTGCCGCTAATGGCCGGCCTTTTGAGATAGTTTACTATCCGAGAGCAAGCACACCGGAGTTTTGTGTTAAGGCATCTGCAGTAAGGGCGGCAATGAGGGTTCCTTGGTGTTCTTTGATGAGGTTCAAGATGGCTTTCGAGACCGAGGATTGTTCTAGGATTAGTTGGTTCATGGGGACTGTATCTTCTGTTCATATTGCAGACCCCCTTCGTTGGCCTAATTCCCCGTGGCGCCTTCTTCAG GTAACATGGGATGAACCAGATTTGCTGCAAAATGTTGAACGTGTGAGTCCCTGGTTGGTTGAATTGGTACCTAACATGCTTCCCGTCCACCTGTCACCCTTCTCAACAGTGACCCCCAGAAAGAAGTTGAGGCTTCCTGAGCACCTCGATTTCCCCCTTGTTGAACAATTTCCGATGCCATCGTTTTCCGGTCATCCCCTCAGGTCAAGCAACCCATTATGTTGTTTATCTGATAATGCTCCTGCAGGCATACAGGGAGCCAGGCATGCTCAAGTCAGATTATCTTCATCAGATCCCCATCTTAATAAACTGAAGTCCGGACTGTTTCCGTCTGGCTTCCAGCTGTTTGATCCGCAAGCTCGAGTTCCTAATGGCATCTCAATGACAAAGCACACAGACAGTAACGATGATAATCTATCTTGCTTATTAACAGTAGGGAATTCCAGTCCAAAGAAGAAATCTGAAAACGGAAAGAGACATCAGTTTTTACTCTTTGGTCAGCCAATACTTACCGAGCAGCAGCTCTCTCGTAGCTGTTCAACTGGAGTAAAAACTGCTCTCGAGAATGAAGACAAAAGAAAAGATTATTCCAATGGTTCAGAATCTGCTCTCGAGAATCAATTGTCTCCAGAGAAGTCATTTACTACCAGATTATTGTGGCAGCAGGACTATCAAGCCCCAGAACCTGGCTCAGCCACTGGTCATTGCAAGGTATTCTTGGAATCTGAGGATGTGGGACGAACTCTTGACCTCACAGTTCTCGGTTCTTATGAAGAGCTATACATGAGGTTGGCTAACATGTTTGGAAGAGAAAGATCAGAGATGTTGGGCCATGTCTTGTATCGAGATGCAACAGGTGCTGTCAAACAAACTGGAGATGAACCATTCAG TACTTTTATGAAGACGGTCAAAAGATTGAACATAAGGATGGATTCACGCAATGATACCGATGGAAG GTCATGGCTCACAGGGATTCGAACTGCCAAAAACAGACTAGAAGGGCCAAATAAGAGAGGTCCCTTGAGCATATTTGCATGA
- the LOC107906237 gene encoding auxin response factor 18-like isoform X2 → MRKEAEKSLDPQLWHACAGSMVQIPPVNSKVFYFPQGHAEHSLSPVDFSSSPPIPALVLCRVASVKFLADAETDEVYAKIMLVPLPNPEPDLENVAVLGGGSDNVEKPASFAKTLTQSDANNGGGFSVPRYCAETIFPRLDYTADPPVQTVIARDVHGEIWKFRHIYRGTPRRHLLTTGWSSFVNHKKLVAGDSIVFLRAENGELCVGIRRAKRGNDTGAESGLGNGNYVSPYGGFSGFLKEDESKITRKGNPRGKGKVRAEAVVEAVGLAANGRPFEIVYYPRASTPEFCVKASAVRAAMRVPWCSLMRFKMAFETEDCSRISWFMGTVSSVHIADPLRWPNSPWRLLQVTWDEPDLLQNVERVSPWLVELVPNMLPVHLSPFSTVTPRKKLRLPEHLDFPLVEQFPMPSFSGHPLRSSNPLCCLSDNAPAGIQGARHAQVRLSSSDPHLNKLKSGLFPSGFQLFDPQARVPNGISMTKHTDSNDDNLSCLLTVGNSSPKKKSENGKRHQFLLFGQPILTEQQLSRSCSTGVKTALENEDKRKDYSNGSESALENQLSPEKSFTTRLLWQQDYQAPEPGSATGHCKVFLESEDVGRTLDLTVLGSYEELYMRLANMFGRERSEMLGHVLYRDATGAVKQTGDEPFSTFMKTVKRLNIRMDSRNDTDGR, encoded by the exons atgagaaaagaGGCAGAAAAGAGCTTGGATCCTCAGCTATGGCATGCCTGTGCTGGATCCATGGTTCAAATTCCACCAGTGAACTCCAAAGTCTTCTACTTTCCTCAAGGCCATGCCGAACACTCTTTATCTCCGGTCGATTTTTCATCTTCTCCTCCAATCCCGGCTCTAGTTCTTTGCCGGGTGGCTTCTGTCAAATTCTTGGCTGATGCTGAAACCGATGAAGTGTATGCCAAGATCATGCTTGTACCATTGCCCAACCCTGAGCCTGATCTCGAGAACGTTGCCGTTTTGGGTGGTGGGTCTGATAATGTGGAAAAGCCTGCTTCTTTTGCTAAGACATTGACTCAATCCGATGCAAACAACGGGGGTGGTTTTTCGGTTCCCAGATATTGTGCTGAAACCATATTTCCGAGACTGGATTACACTGCCGATCCTCCGGTTCAAACTGTGATTGCCAGGGATGTTCATGGTGAGATTTGGAAGTTTAGGCATATCTATAGGGGAACACCTAGGAGACATTTATTGACTACCGGCTGGAGTAGTTTCGTTAACCATAAGAAACTTGTTGCTGGGGACTCCATTGTGTTCTTGAGAGCCGAAAACGGTGAGCTTTGTGTTGGGATAAGGCGGGCCAAGCGTGGGAATGATACTGGAGCTGAATCTGGTCTTGGAAATGGAAACTACGTTAGTCCTTATGGAGGGTTTTCAGGTTTCTTGAAGGAGGATGAGAGTAAGATAACCCGAAAAGGGAATCCGAGAGGGAAGGGAAAAGTGAGAGCAGAGGCTGTTGTGGAGGCAGTGGGGCTTGCCGCTAATGGCCGGCCTTTTGAGATAGTTTACTATCCGAGAGCAAGCACACCGGAGTTTTGTGTTAAGGCATCTGCAGTAAGGGCGGCAATGAGGGTTCCTTGGTGTTCTTTGATGAGGTTCAAGATGGCTTTCGAGACCGAGGATTGTTCTAGGATTAGTTGGTTCATGGGGACTGTATCTTCTGTTCATATTGCAGACCCCCTTCGTTGGCCTAATTCCCCGTGGCGCCTTCTTCAG GTAACATGGGATGAACCAGATTTGCTGCAAAATGTTGAACGTGTGAGTCCCTGGTTGGTTGAATTGGTACCTAACATGCTTCCCGTCCACCTGTCACCCTTCTCAACAGTGACCCCCAGAAAGAAGTTGAGGCTTCCTGAGCACCTCGATTTCCCCCTTGTTGAACAATTTCCGATGCCATCGTTTTCCGGTCATCCCCTCAGGTCAAGCAACCCATTATGTTGTTTATCTGATAATGCTCCTGCAGGCATACAGGGAGCCAGGCATGCTCAAGTCAGATTATCTTCATCAGATCCCCATCTTAATAAACTGAAGTCCGGACTGTTTCCGTCTGGCTTCCAGCTGTTTGATCCGCAAGCTCGAGTTCCTAATGGCATCTCAATGACAAAGCACACAGACAGTAACGATGATAATCTATCTTGCTTATTAACAGTAGGGAATTCCAGTCCAAAGAAGAAATCTGAAAACGGAAAGAGACATCAGTTTTTACTCTTTGGTCAGCCAATACTTACCGAGCAGCAGCTCTCTCGTAGCTGTTCAACTGGAGTAAAAACTGCTCTCGAGAATGAAGACAAAAGAAAAGATTATTCCAATGGTTCAGAATCTGCTCTCGAGAATCAATTGTCTCCAGAGAAGTCATTTACTACCAGATTATTGTGGCAGCAGGACTATCAAGCCCCAGAACCTGGCTCAGCCACTGGTCATTGCAAGGTATTCTTGGAATCTGAGGATGTGGGACGAACTCTTGACCTCACAGTTCTCGGTTCTTATGAAGAGCTATACATGAGGTTGGCTAACATGTTTGGAAGAGAAAGATCAGAGATGTTGGGCCATGTCTTGTATCGAGATGCAACAGGTGCTGTCAAACAAACTGGAGATGAACCATTCAG TACTTTTATGAAGACGGTCAAAAGATTGAACATAAGGATGGATTCACGCAATGATACCGATGGAAG ATAA
- the LOC107906237 gene encoding auxin response factor 18-like (The RefSeq protein has 14 substitutions compared to this genomic sequence), with product MRKEAEKSLDPQLWHACAGSMVQIPPVNSKVFYFPQGHAEHSLYPVDFSSSPPIPALLLCRVASVKFLADAETDEVYAKIMLVPLPNTEPDLENDAVFGGGSDNVEKPASFAKTLTQSDANNGGGFSVPRYCAETIFPRLDYTADPPVQTVIARDVHGEIWKFRHIYRGTPRRHLLTTGWSSFVNHKKLVAGDSIVFLRAENGELCVGIRRAKRGNDTGAESGLGNGNDVSPYGGFSGFLKEDESKITRKRSPRGKGKVRAEAVVEAVALAANGQPFEIVYYPRASTPEFCVKASAVRAAMRVPWCSLMRFKMAFETEDCSRISWFMGTVSSVHIADPLRWPNSPWRLLQVTWDEPDLLQNVERVSPWLVELVPNMLPVHLSPFSTVTPRKKLRLPKHLDFPLVEQFPMPPFSGHPLRSSNPLRCLSDNAPAGIQGARHAQFRLSSSDPHLNKLKSGLFPSGFQLFDPQARVPNGISMTKHTDSNDDNLSCLLTVGNSSPKKKSENGKRHQFLLFGQPILTEQQLSRSCSTGVKTALENEDKRKDYSNGSESALENQLSPEKSFTTRLLWQQDYQAPEPGSATGHCKVFLESEDVGRTLDLTVLGSYEELYMRLANMFGRERSEMLGHVLYRDATGAVKQTGDEPFR from the exons atgagaaaagaGGCAGAAAAGAGCTTGGATCCTCAGCTATGGCATGCCTGTGCTGGATCCATGGTTCAAATTCCACCAGTGAACTCCAAAGTCTTCTACTTTCCTCAAGGCCATGCCGAACACTCTTTATCTCCGGTCGATTTTTCATCTTCTCCTCCAATCCCGGCTCTAGTTCTTTGCCGGGTGGCTTCTGTCAAATTCTTGGCTGATGCTGAAACCGATGAAGTGTATGCCAAGATCATGCTTGTACCATTGCCCAACCCTGAGCCTGATCTCGAGAACGTTGCCGTTTTGGGTGGTGGGTCTGATAATGTGGAAAAGCCTGCTTCTTTTGCTAAGACATTGACTCAATCCGATGCAAACAACGGGGGTGGTTTTTCGGTTCCCAGATATTGTGCTGAAACCATATTTCCGAGACTGGATTACACTGCCGATCCTCCGGTTCAAACTGTGATTGCCAGGGATGTTCATGGTGAGATTTGGAAGTTTAGGCATATCTATAGGGGAACACCTAGGAGACATTTATTGACTACCGGCTGGAGTAGTTTCGTTAACCATAAGAAACTTGTTGCTGGGGACTCCATTGTGTTCTTGAGAGCCGAAAACGGTGAGCTTTGTGTTGGGATAAGGCGGGCCAAGCGTGGGAATGATACTGGAGCTGAATCTGGTCTTGGAAATGGAAACTACGTTAGTCCTTATGGAGGGTTTTCAGGTTTCTTGAAGGAGGATGAGAGTAAGATAACCCGAAAAGGGAATCCGAGAGGGAAGGGAAAAGTGAGAGCAGAGGCTGTTGTGGAGGCAGTGGGGCTTGCCGCTAATGGCCGGCCTTTTGAGATAGTTTACTATCCGAGAGCAAGCACACCGGAGTTTTGTGTTAAGGCATCTGCAGTAAGGGCGGCAATGAGGGTTCCTTGGTGTTCTTTGATGAGGTTCAAGATGGCTTTCGAGACCGAGGATTGTTCTAGGATTAGTTGGTTCATGGGGACTGTATCTTCTGTTCATATTGCAGACCCCCTTCGTTGGCCTAATTCCCCGTGGCGCCTTCTTCAG GTAACATGGGATGAACCAGATTTGCTGCAAAATGTTGAACGTGTGAGTCCCTGGTTGGTTGAATTGGTACCTAACATGCTTCCCGTCCACCTGTCACCCTTCTCAACAGTGACCCCCAGAAAGAAGTTGAGGCTTCCTGAGCACCTCGATTTCCCCCTTGTTGAACAATTTCCGATGCCATCGTTTTCCGGTCATCCCCTCAGGTCAAGCAACCCATTATGTTGTTTATCTGATAATGCTCCTGCAGGCATACAGGGAGCCAGGCATGCTCAAGTCAGATTATCTTCATCAGATCCCCATCTTAATAAACTGAAGTCCGGACTGTTTCCGTCTGGCTTCCAGCTGTTTGATCCGCAAGCTCGAGTTCCTAATGGCATCTCAATGACAAAGCACACAGACAGTAACGATGATAATCTATCTTGCTTATTAACAGTAGGGAATTCCAGTCCAAAGAAGAAATCTGAAAACGGAAAGAGACATCAGTTTTTACTCTTTGGTCAGCCAATACTTACCGAGCAGCAGCTCTCTCGTAGCTGTTCAACTGGAGTAAAAACTGCTCTCGAGAATGAAGACAAAAGAAAAGATTATTCCAATGGTTCAGAATCTGCTCTCGAGAATCAATTGTCTCCAGAGAAGTCATTTACTACCAGATTATTGTGGCAGCAGGACTATCAAGCCCCAGAACCTGGCTCAGCCACTGGTCATTGCAAGGTATTCTTGGAATCTGAGGATGTGGGACGAACTCTTGACCTCACAGTTCTCGGTTCTTATGAAGAGCTATACATGAGGTTGGCTAACATGTTTGGAAGAGAAAGATCAGAGATGTTGGGCCATGTCTTGTATCGAGATGCAACAGGTGCTGTCAAACAAACTGGAGATGAACCATTCAGGTAA